The genome window AGTATCCGTATGACCGTACGTTGGGATAAAAATCCCTGGACAATGGCTGGTGGCAACCCGCAAGTGGAACGGGAGCCGGTATTTTGGCTGCTACCTTACTGGATGGGCCGTTATATGAACATGATCAAATGATTAGTATGAAAATATTCTTTCCGTTTTTGTTAATGCTGCTGTATGTAACAGCCACTTTTGCTCAAAACAGTGCCGTCAAACAGCAAATGCTCATTTTTCCACAACAAGAACAGCACGTTCATGGGAGCAGCATTGTGAGCTTACCAAACGGCGACTTCCTCGTTGCCTGGTTCCAGGGAAGCGGCGAGCGCACGGCCGACGATGTGCGCATTATGGGTTCAAGATTAAAAAAGGGAGCTAAAAATTGGAGTGAGCCATTCCTGTTGGCCGATACGCCGCACATTCCCGATTGCAACCCAGTTCTATTCCTGAATGCACAGGGTAAGCTGTTCCTGGTTTGGATTGCCGTGCAGGCTAACCTGTGGGAACAGTCTATTTTAAGAACAAAAACGACAACCGATTACAACGGCGACGGCGCACCGAACTGGACCTGGCAGGACAATATTCTACTCAAACCCGATGACAAATTTGCTGTCGAAGTCGCGAAAAAGTTTAAAGATCTGCCTGCAAATCACGCAGGATGGGCCGGGTACGCACCCAGATACGACGGCATGATCCAGGAGGCAGCAAAAGATCCTGTAAAACGGAGCATTGGCTGGATGACCAGGATCAAA of Dyadobacter chenhuakuii contains these proteins:
- a CDS encoding sialidase family protein → MKIFFPFLLMLLYVTATFAQNSAVKQQMLIFPQQEQHVHGSSIVSLPNGDFLVAWFQGSGERTADDVRIMGSRLKKGAKNWSEPFLLADTPHIPDCNPVLFLNAQGKLFLVWIAVQANLWEQSILRTKTTTDYNGDGAPNWTWQDNILLKPDDKFAVEVAKKFKDLPANHAGWAGYAPRYDGMIQEAAKDPVKRSIGWMTRIKPLLMESGRIVLPLYSDGYNLSLTAISEDHGATWRPGLPIVGRGPIQPALGLKKNGNLVAFMRDSGDPPTRVHYSESSDKGESWTATRKTDIPNTASVEFLVLNDGKWAFLGNDIDDGRYELTLRISADEGKTWKRGWIENDKSKKGGYSYPSLIQTADGLLHMTYSYHPEKGKKSIKYVVVDPKLL